From Cecembia calidifontis, one genomic window encodes:
- a CDS encoding DUF5627 domain-containing protein, translating to MKKLIILLISIVCLSSCVNDEWQFPDFDFQSVYFAHQYPVRTITLGEDIFDTTLDNEQKFRIMATTGGVYNNRNNIRLEVAYDPSLAENLLFSQGGREVKVLPTEYFQMAEPVITIPRGSIIGGLEIQLTGAFFNDPEAIQNTYVFPLRIVSATNVDSVLRGRSPLPNPNRHVIGDWEAAPKDFVLYAVKYVNEWHGIYLRRGVDNIIGKPGNENLSRQVVRRERFVELDELKTLQTQSLTTLDFPLEIQDAGGVNQQINLRLTFNNQGNCTVTSTTPGVTATGSGQFVKRGEKRSWGNQDRDALYLQYELDMPTMSMSTRDTLVMRNRGVGLEFFNPVVR from the coding sequence ATGAAAAAATTAATAATACTTCTAATCTCAATTGTCTGCTTAAGTTCCTGCGTGAACGACGAATGGCAATTCCCGGATTTTGATTTCCAGAGTGTGTATTTTGCTCATCAATATCCGGTACGTACCATAACCCTTGGTGAAGATATTTTTGATACCACACTTGATAATGAACAGAAGTTCAGAATTATGGCGACCACTGGTGGGGTTTACAACAATCGAAATAACATTCGTTTAGAGGTAGCTTATGACCCTTCACTTGCGGAAAACCTCTTGTTTTCTCAAGGGGGAAGGGAAGTAAAGGTGCTTCCTACAGAATATTTTCAAATGGCCGAACCTGTTATCACAATCCCTCGTGGGTCCATAATAGGAGGACTGGAGATTCAACTTACAGGGGCCTTTTTCAATGACCCTGAAGCTATCCAAAATACTTATGTATTTCCCTTGAGAATTGTTTCTGCTACGAATGTTGATTCTGTACTAAGAGGCCGGTCTCCGCTTCCAAATCCTAATAGACATGTGATTGGTGATTGGGAAGCAGCGCCAAAGGATTTTGTTCTTTATGCTGTTAAGTATGTAAATGAATGGCATGGTATCTATTTGAGAAGAGGGGTGGATAACATCATCGGTAAACCCGGTAATGAGAATTTGTCCCGCCAAGTTGTCAGAAGAGAGCGTTTTGTAGAATTAGATGAATTAAAAACACTCCAAACGCAATCATTGACAACACTGGATTTTCCGCTAGAAATTCAGGATGCTGGAGGAGTCAATCAGCAAATAAATCTAAGACTTACCTTCAATAACCAAGGGAATTGTACTGTAACTTCTACTACACCAGGCGTAACTGCCACTGGTTCTGGTCAATTTGTGAAAAGAGGCGAAAAAAGAAGCTGGGGGAATCAAGACAGAGACGCCTTGTATTTGCAATATGAGCTAGATATGCCCACGATGAGTATGTCCACCAGAGATACATTGGTGATGAGAAATCGTGGTGTTGGTTTAGAGTTTTTCAATCCTGTAGTGCGTTAA
- a CDS encoding endo-1,4-beta-xylanase, with translation MKTFGLLKILTLSSLFLLFSFSFGERKYGNEELLLKSAFEGKFLFGAALNHRHINGTDKKGLELLRQHFNSIVAENVMKSGPLQPTEGNFNFTMADRFVELGMEGNYHMVGHTLIWHSQAPKWFFTDDEGNDVSPEVLTQRMKDHIYTVVGRYKGKINGWDVVNETILDDGSWRNSKFYQILGEDFVKLAFQFAHEADPDAELYYNDYSMANPGKREGVVKMVKNLQEQGVPIHGIGMQGHIGLDYPTVEEFEKSILAFSKLGVSVMITELDLTVLPAPRRDMGADLATNVEYQQYLNPFTEGLPEDVKRKFDQRYIEFFKLFLKHHDKISRVTLWGIQDGDSWKNGWPVRGRTDYPLLFNRDYTPKPVVNEIINMARAHQ, from the coding sequence ATGAAAACATTCGGTCTTCTTAAAATTTTAACACTTTCATCTCTTTTCTTACTCTTTTCTTTTTCTTTCGGTGAACGTAAATATGGTAATGAGGAATTACTTTTAAAGAGTGCTTTTGAAGGAAAGTTCTTGTTCGGAGCTGCGCTTAATCATCGCCATATCAACGGAACAGATAAGAAAGGTTTGGAATTATTGCGTCAACATTTCAATTCGATTGTAGCAGAAAACGTTATGAAAAGTGGTCCCCTCCAACCCACAGAGGGCAATTTTAATTTTACTATGGCAGACCGTTTTGTAGAACTCGGGATGGAAGGGAATTACCACATGGTAGGTCATACCTTAATTTGGCATTCACAGGCCCCTAAATGGTTTTTTACTGACGACGAAGGAAATGATGTAAGTCCTGAAGTATTGACTCAACGAATGAAAGACCATATTTATACTGTAGTTGGGAGATACAAAGGTAAAATCAATGGATGGGATGTGGTGAATGAAACTATTTTGGATGATGGATCCTGGAGGAACAGTAAATTTTATCAAATCTTGGGAGAGGATTTTGTGAAGTTGGCATTCCAATTTGCGCATGAAGCTGATCCGGATGCAGAACTCTATTACAATGACTATTCCATGGCCAATCCCGGTAAAAGAGAAGGGGTTGTCAAGATGGTTAAAAATCTTCAAGAACAAGGCGTTCCTATCCATGGTATTGGAATGCAAGGTCATATAGGGTTGGATTATCCAACAGTGGAAGAATTTGAAAAAAGTATTTTGGCTTTTTCCAAACTGGGGGTTTCCGTAATGATTACCGAACTTGACTTAACTGTATTGCCGGCACCGCGAAGGGATATGGGTGCAGATTTGGCTACCAATGTAGAATATCAGCAATATTTAAATCCATTTACAGAAGGATTGCCGGAAGATGTGAAGCGCAAATTTGACCAACGATACATTGAATTTTTTAAGTTATTTTTGAAACACCATGATAAAATTTCCAGAGTAACCCTTTGGGGGATTCAAGATGGGGATTCATGGAAAAATGGCTGGCCAGTGAGAGGACGTACAGATTATCCCTTGTTGTTCAATAGAGACTATACACCCAAGCCAGTAGTCAATGAGATCATAAATATGG
- a CDS encoding endo-1,4-beta-xylanase: MKKIFYSVGMIGVLGLASCADFGALDDFQVEKPLSIEIQEEINILPDLLTYLEEMNNPDFRLGVSLPMTDYTNQGVRFRLMNRNFNEFIPTSGMDHRSIVGTNGNLNLAPVQSLLELAGSKEMNVFGSPLIWHRNQNSGFLNGLLSPLIVNSPAFQNELNIGELSSGILNQWSFTSGVTFEPNQGMGTNTPGIKLVAGSTASSPEDLKFSSPTISIIPGKTYEVIAYIKSDLPGQGRFTFEGLSNNEPALAWDGTGTATEFFTTGISWREVRFRINDFTGDSFRFNLELGYLPGVTYYLDINNLYVYDLEGEPLINNLISNGDFENGIAWGGWGNNSVRGVTEDGLGVGNQGRAFFVTNPSRTGGFWEVQTLYQLAAPVNNGETYRLSFWVRGDAEGVIRPELQSPNFSSDGFGQVFVTTDWRFVTLTTTVSASDRNRFIISYGEFAGTVFIDQVVLSSASNSGGSTTIVEKTAFEKTSIISSQMQNWISQFVSQTRNSITVREVVSDPISESNPSQIRTGVGLTLGDGEFYWQDFLGKDYAVEAFKLARQHGNPSDILFISESGMESNLAKCQALIDYVAYIEQNGGKVDGIAAKIILNPNSNLENVAAMFRLLAATGKKIKISALEVRLNDTNPSLVALINQGQIYREVIDYYMTLVPANQRFGVTFSAPIDGTDAARAGLWTSSLNRKHAYAGVAQGLDR, from the coding sequence ATGAAAAAAATTTTCTATTCAGTTGGTATGATTGGGGTGCTAGGTTTAGCTTCCTGTGCTGATTTTGGAGCGTTGGATGATTTTCAAGTTGAGAAACCATTGAGTATTGAAATCCAAGAAGAAATCAATATCCTGCCTGATTTATTGACATATTTGGAGGAAATGAATAATCCTGACTTCAGGTTAGGGGTATCCTTACCAATGACGGATTATACCAATCAAGGGGTTCGTTTTCGATTGATGAATCGGAATTTCAATGAATTTATTCCAACATCCGGAATGGACCACCGTTCCATTGTCGGGACCAACGGTAACCTAAATTTGGCACCAGTCCAATCCTTATTGGAATTAGCAGGGTCAAAAGAAATGAATGTGTTTGGAAGCCCTTTAATTTGGCATAGAAATCAAAACTCTGGGTTTTTGAACGGTCTTCTTTCTCCACTCATTGTTAATTCCCCCGCTTTTCAAAATGAATTGAATATTGGTGAGCTTTCCAGTGGGATATTGAATCAATGGTCTTTTACTTCGGGTGTTACCTTCGAACCCAATCAAGGAATGGGGACTAATACTCCTGGAATTAAGCTGGTGGCGGGTTCTACTGCATCAAGTCCGGAAGATTTGAAGTTTAGTTCACCAACTATTTCTATTATCCCTGGAAAAACCTATGAAGTGATTGCATATATCAAATCTGATCTGCCTGGTCAGGGAAGATTTACTTTTGAAGGATTGAGTAACAATGAACCTGCATTGGCTTGGGATGGTACCGGTACTGCAACTGAATTTTTTACCACGGGTATTTCTTGGAGAGAAGTTCGATTTAGGATTAATGATTTCACCGGTGATTCTTTCCGTTTTAACCTGGAATTAGGCTATCTTCCTGGAGTTACTTACTATTTGGATATCAATAATCTGTATGTGTATGACCTTGAAGGTGAGCCATTAATCAATAACTTGATTTCAAATGGAGATTTTGAAAATGGCATTGCTTGGGGAGGATGGGGAAATAACTCTGTCCGTGGAGTAACAGAAGACGGTTTGGGTGTTGGAAATCAAGGTAGAGCTTTCTTTGTGACCAATCCTTCGAGAACAGGTGGATTCTGGGAGGTACAAACACTTTACCAACTTGCTGCTCCCGTCAACAACGGTGAGACTTATCGCTTGAGTTTCTGGGTAAGAGGGGATGCCGAAGGGGTTATCCGTCCAGAATTGCAAAGTCCAAACTTTTCTTCTGATGGTTTTGGTCAGGTGTTTGTTACCACTGACTGGAGATTTGTTACCTTGACCACTACTGTAAGTGCTAGTGATAGGAATCGATTTATTATCAGCTATGGTGAATTTGCGGGTACAGTATTCATTGATCAGGTAGTCCTATCAAGTGCTTCCAACTCTGGAGGATCGACAACAATTGTAGAAAAAACAGCTTTCGAAAAAACCTCTATTATTTCAAGTCAAATGCAAAATTGGATTAGCCAATTTGTATCTCAGACTAGAAATTCGATAACTGTAAGAGAAGTAGTTTCTGATCCAATTAGTGAGTCCAATCCAAGTCAAATCCGTACGGGGGTAGGATTGACATTGGGGGATGGAGAATTTTATTGGCAGGATTTCCTTGGAAAAGACTATGCGGTTGAAGCGTTCAAATTGGCGCGTCAACATGGGAATCCTTCCGATATTCTGTTTATCAGTGAAAGTGGTATGGAGTCAAATCTTGCCAAGTGCCAAGCTTTGATAGACTATGTTGCCTATATAGAACAAAATGGAGGAAAAGTGGACGGTATTGCAGCAAAGATCATTTTGAACCCTAACTCCAACCTTGAAAATGTAGCTGCTATGTTTAGATTGTTGGCAGCTACTGGTAAGAAGATAAAAATCAGTGCTTTGGAAGTACGATTAAATGATACTAATCCATCTTTGGTCGCACTTATCAATCAAGGACAGATTTATAGAGAAGTTATTGATTACTACATGACCTTGGTTCCTGCCAATCAGCGCTTTGGGGTGACTTTCTCTGCTCCAATTGATGGTACAGATGCTGCTAGGGCTGGCCTTTGGACAAGTTCACTTAACCGTAAGCATGCTTATGCCGGTGTGGCCCAAGGGTTGGATAGATAA
- a CDS encoding RagB/SusD family nutrient uptake outer membrane protein, which produces MKNIKNILGLLATVVIFNTACDDLFEPAIQNNRDLESSYNEPRFAQGLIINAYARIPRNSWSFNDMATDDAVANNENNAFFNMASGQWASDNNPLNQWTNAKAAIQYINLMIETAEKVTFTVNNPMLDRMFADRIIGEALGLRALFMYHLLQAHGGFADGQLLGVQIFTDSQNLNSQFNLPRITFEECMRQIYVDVERALELLPLDYENIATEADVPERYRAIGASRNDYNRVFGEDARQLMSGRIAMAVRAQAALMAASPAFSQGNSTTWEDAANYAGQVLALNGGVSGISPTGLTWYTNVAEINNLGGGVNQREILWRTSLGGPSSNLEAQHFPPTQFGSGLLNPTQNLVDAFPSIDGYPITHPNSSYDPANPYANRDPRFNHFIIRNGSTAGPNNQVINTTADGGTNDGINRVEVSTRTGYYMRKLLRQDVNLNPVSVNGQLHVMPRIRYTELYLIYAEAANEAWGPMATGSFGFSAYDVIKAIRQRAGIGLANGDAYLESIKNDKDAMRELIRNERRLELCFEGFRFWDLRRWNLNLTEPARGMRIQNNTYQEINVQNRVFGQHMVYGPVPLSELLKYSALRQNTGW; this is translated from the coding sequence ATGAAAAATATCAAAAATATACTGGGATTGCTTGCTACGGTAGTTATTTTCAATACTGCCTGCGATGATTTGTTTGAACCTGCTATCCAGAACAACAGAGATCTGGAGAGTAGTTATAATGAACCAAGGTTTGCTCAAGGTTTGATTATCAATGCCTATGCCCGTATTCCTAGAAATAGTTGGTCATTTAATGATATGGCCACAGATGATGCTGTAGCCAATAATGAAAACAACGCCTTTTTTAACATGGCAAGTGGCCAGTGGGCTTCTGATAATAACCCCTTGAATCAATGGACAAATGCCAAAGCCGCAATACAATACATTAATCTGATGATTGAAACGGCGGAGAAGGTCACCTTTACGGTAAATAATCCTATGCTGGACCGCATGTTTGCAGATAGGATAATCGGTGAAGCCCTCGGCCTTCGTGCGCTATTTATGTATCATTTGCTGCAGGCACATGGTGGTTTTGCTGATGGACAATTGCTAGGGGTTCAAATTTTTACGGATTCGCAAAATCTTAACTCTCAGTTCAATCTTCCAAGAATTACATTTGAAGAGTGCATGAGACAAATTTATGTGGATGTGGAAAGAGCCCTTGAATTGTTACCCTTGGATTATGAAAACATTGCAACAGAAGCCGATGTACCAGAGCGATACAGGGCTATAGGCGCTTCTCGAAATGACTACAACCGAGTTTTTGGGGAAGATGCAAGACAATTGATGAGTGGAAGAATTGCAATGGCGGTACGGGCTCAAGCAGCACTAATGGCTGCAAGTCCTGCCTTTAGTCAAGGAAATAGTACTACTTGGGAAGACGCTGCGAATTATGCTGGTCAAGTATTGGCCTTGAACGGAGGTGTTTCGGGAATATCCCCAACAGGCTTAACATGGTACACCAACGTGGCAGAAATCAACAATTTAGGAGGGGGCGTCAATCAGCGTGAAATTTTGTGGAGAACTTCTTTGGGTGGACCTTCAAGCAACCTGGAAGCTCAGCATTTCCCTCCAACTCAATTTGGTAGTGGACTTTTAAACCCTACCCAAAATTTGGTAGATGCTTTTCCTTCCATAGATGGATATCCGATCACTCATCCAAACAGTAGCTATGATCCAGCTAATCCTTATGCTAACAGAGACCCTCGTTTCAATCACTTCATTATTCGAAATGGAAGTACAGCAGGACCTAATAATCAGGTAATCAACACTACTGCCGATGGTGGGACAAATGATGGTATCAACAGGGTGGAAGTTTCGACCCGAACTGGTTATTACATGAGAAAGCTGTTGAGACAAGATGTCAATTTGAACCCTGTCTCTGTCAATGGCCAATTGCATGTCATGCCAAGGATCCGCTATACGGAGCTCTACCTGATTTATGCGGAAGCAGCCAATGAAGCATGGGGGCCAATGGCAACAGGTTCATTTGGATTCTCTGCCTATGATGTAATCAAGGCTATCCGTCAGCGCGCTGGTATAGGCCTAGCCAACGGTGATGCATACCTGGAGTCCATTAAAAATGATAAAGATGCTATGAGGGAATTGATCAGAAATGAGCGGAGGTTAGAACTTTGTTTTGAAGGTTTTAGATTCTGGGATTTGAGAAGATGGAATTTGAATTTGACAGAGCCAGCTAGAGGCATGAGAATTCAAAACAATACATACCAGGAGATCAATGTCCAAAACAGGGTTTTTGGTCAGCATATGGTTTATGGACCAGTCCCTTTGAGTGAGCTATTGAAATATAGTGCACTCCGTCAAAATACAGGCTGGTAA
- a CDS encoding SusC/RagA family TonB-linked outer membrane protein has translation MKYKHIIWLLVLMLMSSPILLLAQANQTIRIQASVKDTKGEPVPDVFILDEQEEVLGTTNAQGFFDIEVIPNSLVIFKLNGYETKVMRLSGQINDIILIPEWESRQVNTAYQVKDRSNLLGGISFVNIPELLEKNYFTWTLDNMEGFAPGFHGNIWGNNEYLLLVDGVPRDPGSVMPIEIEQITFLKGASAVALYGSRAAKGVIMVTTKRGSVGRQYINVRANTGVHVAREIPKYLGSAEYMTLFNEARVNDGLQPLFTQEEIFNHAAGTNPYRYPNLDFYSTDYLQKAFSRHDAILEIGGGSDKARYYTNLGMMSEGSFLNFGQATNNRNERFNVRGNVDMNFNNYISGFADAAVIIYNGKGVNTNYWQGAATIRPNRFSPLVPISMIEEDDEVSQNFIRNSSHVIGGQYLLGGTQLEQTNPIADIYAGGSNVFTSRQYQFNTGVNADLRNVLKGLTFNYRFGLDYQTSYTLAFNNQYAVYQPVWNNYAGKDLITSLTRFGQDASTRTQNISGNRFQQTLSMSAQLNYHTIIEKKHEISAMLVAGGFQTGVSQLYHRISNANLGIHLGYSFQNRFLAEFNGAIIHSARLPENNRQAFSPTGSLGWRISNEEFLKNSSIVNNLLLSVSGGIVHTDLDITDYYLYEQVFTQQGDGTVFYTWKDGLNNITTISRRGANPGMRFPKREEINFGIEGSFFNNKLFFSGSAFFSRMTGLLVQRSDIYPSYFTTGFPVSSFIPFENYNSDQRTGFDFNLNVNQQVGAVKLNVGLVGTYYATKALQRGENWLDEYQIRSGKPIDAIWGLRNAGFFGSTGEIASAPVQIFGEVAPGDIRYIDQNGDNRITPQDEVFLGRGGWFGAPLTTGLNITANWKNFTLFALGMWRSGAYAMRNSSYFWIAGDAKYSEVVRDRWTPQTAETATYPRLTTLNGANNFRNSDFWLYSTDRFDLSRVQITYRLPSDKLFASSFIRGMDVYINGVNLLTLGPNRKILTTNIGSAPQTHFFNLGLAAQF, from the coding sequence ATGAAATATAAACATATCATATGGCTATTGGTATTGATGCTGATGAGTAGTCCCATTCTGCTCTTAGCTCAGGCTAATCAAACAATTCGGATACAGGCGTCCGTGAAGGATACCAAAGGAGAACCGGTTCCAGATGTTTTTATCTTGGATGAACAAGAAGAAGTCTTAGGAACAACTAATGCCCAGGGTTTTTTTGATATTGAGGTTATTCCCAACAGTTTGGTGATTTTCAAATTAAATGGCTATGAAACAAAGGTAATGCGCCTTTCAGGCCAAATAAATGATATCATTTTAATACCTGAGTGGGAATCTAGACAAGTGAATACCGCTTATCAAGTGAAAGACAGGTCCAATTTGTTGGGAGGAATATCCTTTGTTAACATCCCCGAATTGTTGGAGAAAAATTATTTCACATGGACCTTGGACAATATGGAAGGTTTCGCACCAGGTTTCCATGGTAACATCTGGGGAAATAATGAATACTTATTATTGGTAGATGGAGTTCCAAGAGATCCTGGCAGTGTGATGCCCATAGAAATCGAGCAGATTACTTTCTTAAAAGGAGCTTCTGCGGTTGCTTTATATGGAAGCCGTGCTGCTAAGGGTGTGATCATGGTAACCACCAAAAGAGGAAGTGTAGGAAGGCAATACATCAATGTAAGAGCCAACACAGGTGTTCATGTAGCCCGTGAGATTCCCAAATATTTGGGCTCTGCTGAATACATGACATTATTTAATGAAGCCCGTGTGAATGATGGCTTGCAGCCTTTGTTCACTCAGGAGGAAATCTTTAATCATGCGGCTGGTACCAACCCTTACCGTTATCCGAATTTGGATTTCTATTCAACAGATTACCTACAAAAAGCATTCAGTAGGCATGATGCAATACTTGAAATTGGTGGCGGCTCTGACAAAGCACGCTATTACACAAATTTGGGTATGATGTCTGAAGGTAGTTTTCTCAACTTTGGTCAGGCGACCAACAATCGAAACGAAAGATTCAATGTCAGGGGAAATGTAGATATGAATTTCAATAATTACATTTCCGGTTTTGCGGATGCAGCGGTGATTATTTACAATGGAAAAGGAGTGAATACTAATTATTGGCAAGGCGCTGCAACTATTCGTCCAAACAGGTTCTCTCCTCTAGTACCTATCAGTATGATTGAGGAGGATGATGAGGTGTCTCAGAATTTTATTCGTAACAGTAGCCATGTCATCGGTGGCCAATACCTGTTAGGAGGTACCCAATTAGAGCAGACTAACCCGATTGCAGATATTTATGCCGGTGGTTCCAACGTCTTTACCAGTAGACAATATCAATTCAATACTGGAGTCAACGCTGACTTGAGAAATGTTTTAAAAGGTTTGACCTTTAATTACAGGTTTGGATTGGATTATCAGACATCCTACACACTAGCCTTTAATAACCAATACGCTGTTTATCAGCCGGTTTGGAATAATTATGCGGGTAAGGATTTGATAACAAGCTTGACTAGATTCGGTCAAGATGCCAGTACCAGAACTCAAAATATCAGCGGGAACAGGTTTCAGCAGACTTTGTCAATGTCTGCTCAACTTAACTACCATACTATAATAGAAAAAAAGCATGAAATTTCCGCCATGTTGGTGGCCGGAGGATTTCAAACCGGAGTTTCCCAGTTGTATCATCGGATAAGCAATGCCAATCTAGGTATACATCTTGGTTATAGTTTCCAAAACCGGTTTTTGGCTGAATTCAATGGTGCAATAATTCATTCTGCAAGACTTCCCGAGAATAACAGACAGGCATTTTCCCCAACAGGTTCTTTGGGTTGGAGAATAAGTAATGAGGAGTTTCTTAAAAATTCCTCAATAGTCAACAATTTATTACTTTCTGTTTCTGGTGGTATTGTTCACACAGATTTAGATATCACGGATTATTATCTGTATGAACAAGTATTTACACAACAAGGTGACGGTACTGTTTTCTACACCTGGAAAGATGGATTGAATAACATCACCACCATTTCAAGAAGAGGAGCCAATCCAGGAATGAGGTTTCCAAAAAGAGAAGAAATAAACTTTGGAATTGAAGGTTCTTTCTTCAATAACAAATTATTCTTCTCAGGTTCTGCTTTTTTCAGCCGAATGACCGGTTTGCTGGTTCAAAGGAGTGATATCTACCCTAGTTACTTTACTACAGGTTTTCCGGTGTCTTCCTTCATTCCTTTTGAGAACTACAATAGCGATCAGCGCACAGGATTCGATTTCAACTTAAATGTAAATCAACAAGTGGGCGCAGTTAAACTGAATGTAGGGTTAGTAGGTACTTATTATGCTACTAAAGCGCTTCAGAGAGGCGAAAACTGGCTAGATGAATATCAAATCAGAAGCGGTAAACCGATTGATGCTATTTGGGGTCTAAGAAATGCTGGTTTCTTTGGCAGTACTGGCGAAATAGCCTCTGCGCCTGTTCAAATTTTTGGTGAGGTGGCACCAGGAGATATACGGTATATTGATCAAAACGGGGATAATAGAATTACCCCTCAGGATGAAGTTTTCTTGGGTAGAGGTGGATGGTTTGGAGCCCCTTTGACAACCGGGTTGAATATTACAGCAAACTGGAAAAACTTCACCCTTTTTGCCTTGGGCATGTGGAGAAGTGGTGCTTATGCGATGAGAAACAGCTCTTATTTCTGGATTGCAGGAGATGCCAAATATTCCGAAGTAGTCAGAGATAGATGGACACCACAAACAGCGGAAACAGCAACCTATCCTCGTCTCACCACATTAAATGGCGCGAATAACTTCAGGAACTCTGATTTCTGGCTTTATAGTACGGATCGTTTTGACCTTTCCAGGGTTCAGATTACGTACCGATTACCATCTGACAAGTTGTTTGCAAGTTCATTTATCAGAGGAATGGATGTGTACATCAATGGGGTAAATCTTTTAACGCTTGGGCCTAACCGTAAAATTCTTACGACCAATATCGGCTCTGCACCCCAAACACACTTCTTTAATTTAGGTTTAGCTGCTCAGTTTTAA